The Deltaproteobacteria bacterium genome includes a region encoding these proteins:
- a CDS encoding SDR family oxidoreductase, whose product MLSEPFIEKIFATNLTSTFELSRLAQLYLKQSKQSSMVHISSVAGLSALQTGKPYDMTKAAMIQMTKNISTDWARDSIRVNCVAPWFIETPLTETVLSSEIDHQKNITRTPLRRVGTPEEVASVVAFLCLPAASYITGQTLAVDERFTVNGFENHWW is encoded by the coding sequence ATTTTATCGGAGCCGTTTATCGAGAAGATCTTCGCCACCAATCTCACGAGTACCTTTGAACTTAGTCGGCTAGCTCAGCTCTACCTTAAACAAAGTAAGCAAAGCTCAATGGTCCATATTTCGTCTGTTGCTGGACTCTCCGCCCTCCAGACTGGCAAACCTTATGACATGACTAAAGCCGCGATGATTCAAATGACCAAGAACATATCTACCGATTGGGCACGCGACAGCATCAGAGTCAATTGCGTCGCACCATGGTTTATCGAAACGCCCCTGACTGAGACGGTCCTTTCCAGCGAGATCGACCATCAGAAGAACATTACGCGCACTCCGCTACGGAGAGTCGGGACACCGGAAGAAGTCGCCAGCGTAGTTGCGTTTCTTTGTCTACCCGCCGCATCCTATATCACAGGACAAACTTTGGCCGTTGATGAGCGATTTACGGTTAATGGGTTTGAAAATCACTGGTGGTAA
- a CDS encoding ATP-binding protein, giving the protein MMSFVARCLSNELTTTSKSMLLLGPRQTGKSTLLKAIFPAAMQINLADEGTYLDFAADPRRLEKVLGARVGKQEVFIDEIQRLPSLLNTIQKILDEGRGLRFILTGSSARKLRRGQANLLPGRIHTFTLGPLVSAELDYVADEHALMAFGSLPGIYTEPSSKDKMKTLLSYAATYLKEEIQAEALTRNIEGFARFLKFAAVTSNQFLDIQKLASQAQINHQTARRYFDILDDTLIVHRINAFAKSTRTRLVQHPRYFFFDTGVLNGLLGNFTVSDDRKGQLFETLVVTQCIHSIAAKDLMGMRLSSYRTEHGAEVDLIIEHPNSTIALEIKATRNIGPSDLSGLASFAKFYGKPHRSIIAYQGAEKLQIGNVEVWPWQQALQEIAL; this is encoded by the coding sequence ATGATGTCTTTTGTCGCTAGATGCCTTAGCAACGAGCTCACAACCACATCCAAAAGCATGCTCCTTCTCGGGCCGCGTCAGACTGGCAAGTCCACACTACTCAAGGCGATCTTCCCTGCTGCGATGCAGATTAATTTGGCCGACGAAGGCACTTACCTGGACTTTGCCGCTGATCCCAGACGCCTCGAAAAGGTCTTGGGTGCTAGGGTTGGTAAGCAAGAGGTCTTTATTGATGAGATCCAACGCTTACCTAGTCTTCTTAACACCATTCAGAAAATTTTGGACGAAGGACGTGGGCTGCGTTTCATCCTAACTGGATCAAGCGCTCGCAAACTCAGGCGGGGTCAGGCCAATTTGCTGCCGGGGCGAATCCACACGTTCACGCTTGGTCCTTTAGTCTCTGCCGAGCTGGACTATGTCGCTGACGAGCATGCGCTCATGGCCTTTGGGTCGCTACCGGGAATTTACACGGAGCCAAGCAGCAAAGACAAGATGAAGACTCTTTTGTCCTATGCTGCCACGTATTTAAAAGAAGAGATCCAAGCCGAGGCCTTAACGAGAAACATCGAAGGCTTTGCCAGATTTTTAAAGTTCGCAGCCGTCACGTCCAACCAATTTCTCGACATTCAAAAACTGGCCTCACAGGCACAGATCAATCATCAGACCGCGCGCCGCTATTTTGACATCCTTGACGATACGTTGATTGTGCACCGAATCAATGCCTTCGCAAAGTCGACACGGACTCGACTCGTGCAACACCCCCGGTATTTTTTCTTCGATACGGGAGTATTAAACGGCTTACTCGGGAATTTCACGGTCAGTGATGATCGCAAAGGTCAACTTTTTGAAACTTTGGTTGTCACGCAGTGCATTCATAGCATCGCAGCGAAGGATCTTATGGGCATGCGACTTTCTAGCTATAGGACCGAGCATGGTGCAGAGGTTGACCTAATCATCGAACATCCGAACAGCACCATAGCTCTCGAAATAAAGGCTACTCGGAATATTGGACCCTCGGACCTAAGTGGCCTCGCCAGTTTTGCCAAATTTTACGGCAAACCGCATCGTTCCATCATCGCTTATCAGGGGGCTGAAAAGCTCCAGATAGGTAATGTAGAAGTGTGGCCATGGCAGCAGGCATTGCAGGAGATCGCGCTTTAG
- a CDS encoding Rpn family recombination-promoting nuclease/putative transposase has product MDLLDPKNDAVFKYMLAGDDTEDLRISLLTAILRPESPIVTATVKNPHLPKKHIRDKDTVLDILMELSDGRLVDLEMQMAWRSYIPERAYYYGSRVINAQLSRGQRYQSLKPVSTIFLLNAIGFPEAPADHGHYVFSMKEQSNLAQLPPLFTMHFVEIPKIIRNLPAVLHSQEDLALALWCQFLYSPHQLGLAGLDEVIATMPALKKAKKKLEEISADEEKREIARMRERGRRDYESDLEYALTRGRAEGIAEGEARGRAEGIAEGIAEGERNAKITLLHGLLGNVATSGLSSKELATLCGLSVDEVDKLRATGH; this is encoded by the coding sequence ATGGATTTACTGGATCCCAAAAACGATGCGGTTTTTAAATACATGCTGGCGGGTGATGATACTGAAGATCTGCGTATTAGTTTACTCACTGCGATCTTAAGACCAGAGTCACCGATCGTAACAGCGACGGTAAAAAACCCGCATCTGCCCAAGAAACACATACGGGACAAAGATACCGTGCTCGATATCCTGATGGAGCTCAGCGACGGTAGACTTGTCGACTTAGAGATGCAGATGGCATGGAGGTCATATATCCCGGAGCGAGCCTATTACTACGGCAGTCGCGTGATCAACGCGCAGCTAAGTCGTGGTCAGCGATACCAAAGCCTGAAACCCGTATCTACCATCTTTCTCCTCAATGCCATTGGTTTCCCAGAGGCACCGGCTGATCATGGTCACTACGTTTTCAGCATGAAGGAGCAGTCTAACCTGGCTCAGCTGCCACCCCTATTTACCATGCACTTTGTCGAGATTCCCAAAATCATCCGCAACTTGCCAGCCGTCCTTCACTCGCAGGAAGACTTGGCTTTGGCACTTTGGTGCCAGTTTTTGTATAGTCCTCATCAATTAGGACTTGCGGGACTCGACGAGGTGATAGCCACCATGCCAGCACTGAAGAAAGCCAAAAAGAAGCTAGAAGAAATCTCCGCCGACGAGGAGAAGCGTGAGATAGCCCGCATGCGCGAGCGCGGTCGTCGCGACTACGAGAGTGATCTCGAGTACGCACTGACACGCGGTAGAGCTGAGGGTATAGCAGAAGGTGAAGCAAGAGGCAGAGCAGAGGGTATAGCAGAGGGTATAGCAGAGGGCGAACGAAACGCAAAGATTACACTGCTTCATGGGCTACTCGGCAATGTTGCTACATCGGGATTATCAAGTAAGGAGCTTGCGACTCTTTGCGGACTGAGTGTGGACGAGGTTGATAAGCTGCGCGCTACAGGGCACTAG
- a CDS encoding polyprenyl synthetase family protein translates to MSAFESQLQHWQSLFNDALASHIERHYAGTDPVTAAIKYALLAGGKRVRPALCLMTAKALGGDPERALPAALAVEFVHTYSLVHDDLPCMDNDDLRRGKPTTHKVFGEAQALLAGDSLLTDAFGLIAAHPQLSTAAMVKELAHAAGGRGMVLGQSLDLYWTARQGASRADLDRIHELKTGRLLGCAAALGALAVEAPMPSVERLRRFGEGLGLAFQITDDLLDEAATTGKSAGKDKESGKLTYLAMMPPNAARDAAALVSAAAMAELVGIVTPNGDLQQFAHWLLGRSS, encoded by the coding sequence ATGAGCGCCTTTGAATCGCAGCTGCAACATTGGCAATCCCTCTTTAACGACGCTCTGGCATCACACATTGAGCGTCATTATGCCGGTACTGACCCAGTGACCGCAGCGATCAAGTATGCGCTGCTAGCTGGAGGTAAACGAGTCCGTCCCGCACTCTGTCTTATGACTGCCAAAGCACTCGGTGGCGATCCGGAACGGGCCCTCCCGGCGGCGCTCGCGGTTGAATTCGTGCATACTTACAGTCTGGTGCATGACGACTTGCCGTGCATGGATAACGACGACTTACGTCGCGGCAAACCGACAACGCACAAAGTCTTCGGCGAGGCACAAGCGCTACTGGCGGGTGACTCATTGCTCACCGACGCCTTTGGGTTGATCGCAGCCCATCCACAACTGAGCACTGCTGCCATGGTGAAGGAACTGGCCCATGCGGCAGGTGGCCGTGGCATGGTCCTGGGGCAGAGCTTGGACCTATACTGGACGGCACGTCAGGGCGCATCGCGCGCGGATCTGGACCGCATCCACGAACTCAAGACGGGACGACTCCTAGGCTGTGCTGCCGCCCTTGGCGCTCTAGCCGTTGAAGCACCGATGCCTTCGGTGGAACGTCTGCGTCGTTTTGGTGAGGGTTTAGGCCTAGCCTTCCAAATCACCGATGATCTCCTAGACGAAGCCGCGACCACTGGCAAGTCGGCTGGTAAAGACAAGGAGTCGGGCAAGCTCACCTACTTGGCTATGATGCCACCCAATGCAGCGCGCGACGCTGCGGCATTGGTGTCCGCGGCTGCGATGGCCGAGCTAGTAGGGATTGTAACGCCAAACGGCGATCTACAGCAGTTTGCTCATTGGCTGCTAGGTAGATCGTCCTAA
- a CDS encoding phosphoribosylglycinamide formyltransferase: MTHQSKDSMLPAKLAIAVSGGGRSLANFIARSQSVSEFQVAAVIASTPNCRGVSIAREHGIPVFVGDFVKDADVTAHALEEWLLSQNIDWIVLAGFIKRFPVLKPWQHRLINIHPALLPEFGGKGMYGDRVHAAVLAAGRDVSGATVHFVNDHYDEGAIIAQAVVPVLPSDDTHSLADRVFAAECKLYPEVMRRLINGTLPLPSGAIERYNHERL; the protein is encoded by the coding sequence ATGACTCATCAGAGCAAAGACAGCATGCTACCAGCAAAGCTGGCCATTGCCGTGTCAGGTGGTGGCAGGAGTCTCGCCAACTTTATCGCCAGGTCCCAGAGTGTTTCGGAATTTCAGGTCGCAGCTGTGATTGCGTCCACACCCAACTGTCGCGGCGTCAGTATCGCGCGAGAGCATGGCATACCTGTATTTGTCGGTGACTTTGTCAAAGATGCCGATGTGACGGCGCATGCACTGGAAGAGTGGCTGCTATCACAGAATATCGATTGGATCGTGCTGGCAGGCTTTATAAAGCGCTTTCCCGTACTCAAACCTTGGCAGCACCGCTTGATCAACATTCACCCAGCGCTGCTACCTGAGTTTGGTGGTAAGGGCATGTATGGTGACCGTGTTCACGCAGCAGTCCTAGCCGCTGGACGCGACGTGAGTGGTGCTACGGTGCATTTTGTTAACGATCACTATGACGAAGGCGCGATTATTGCTCAAGCCGTCGTTCCCGTGCTGCCTAGTGATGATACGCACAGTTTGGCTGACCGTGTGTTTGCGGCTGAATGCAAGCTCTATCCTGAAGTGATGCGTCGACTGATCAACGGCACCCTGCCGTTACCGAGTGGAGCAATTGAGAGGTACAACCATGAGCGCCTTTGA